One genomic region from Colletes latitarsis isolate SP2378_abdomen chromosome 10, iyColLati1, whole genome shotgun sequence encodes:
- the LOC143346210 gene encoding carbonic anhydrase 7 yields the protein MSGHWSQDGDAKMRNTGSTVRITLEGKKSPVTIRGGPLSNDVYELTEVVFRWGSSNCKGAEHTLNGTWFTMEAQAIHFNKRYETIDNCWNKEDGLAICSYFLQAYQMPVWDEHPLFSRITDSLYNVIQAESVTKLPTSTFETKFSFSFSRKQ from the exons ATGAGCGGTCACTGGAGTCAAGACGGCGacgcaaaaatgcgaaatactGGCAGTACCG tTCGAATAACCCTGGAAGGGAAGAAGAGTCCAGTGACTATTCGTGGCGGGCCACTGTCAAATGACGTGTACGAGTTGACAGAAGTGGTGTTTCGATGGGGCTCTTCGAACTGCAAGGGTGCGGAACATACCCTAAATGGCACTTGGTTCACAATGGAAGCCCAAGCGATACACTTCAACAAGAGATACGAGACGATTGACAATTGCTGGAACAAGGAAGATGGACTAGCTATTTGCTCGTACTTTCTGCAAGCTTATCAAATGCCAGTCTGGGACGAACATCCATTATTTTCGCGAATTACGGACAGTTTGTACAACGTCATTCAAGCCGAATCGGTCACAAAATTACCAACGAGTACGTTCGAAACTAAATTTTCCTTCTCTTTTAGCAGAAAACAATAA
- the LOC143346068 gene encoding carbonic anhydrase 1, with protein sequence MINISLPEFMIVCSSVLLVFLLLTEILDWAQLFPWVGSESHFPGFTFGYSERNGPHMWKVLYPASNGSNQSPINITTRLAVVVQPSEPLRWTGYNKGPLSMTIANNGNNVVVNTIWNSFSRPHIQGGSLTKIYDFCSMVFHWGHSNEDGSEHTLDYVRYPMELQVCHISRDFNSPLDAITDKSNDAMLIVSFFFQITNADNPYLDQIVTNLWRITQPGTKFHIPPFPLEWIFSPFEKSYYTYSGSLTQPPCSEIVTWIVQPEPIAISTFQVAQFRKLCSADGPILLNCRPVQRINERNVYFYE encoded by the exons ATGATAAACATTTCGCTGCCGGAATTTATGATAGTGTGCAGCAGTGTTCTTCTGGTCT TTCTGCTGCTGACTGAAATTCTGGATTGGGCACAATTATTCCCATGGGTGGGGAGCGAGAGCCATTTCCCTGGCTTCACTTTCGGTTACTCGGAGCGTAATGGTCCTCATATGTGGAAAGTGTTGTATCCGGCTAGTAATGGCAGCAATCAGTCGCCAATCAACATCACGACACGGCTCGCTGTCGTCGTGCAACCGTCAGAACCTCTTCGATGGACCGGCTACAATAAAGGACCATTATCGATGACTATAGCGAATAATGGAAATAACG TGGTAGTGAATACAATATGGAACAGCTTCTCTCGGCCGCATATTCAAGGAGGATCCCTGACTAAAATTTACGATTTTTGTTCGATGGTGTTTCACTGGGGACATTCGAACGAAGATGGCAGCGAGCACACTTTGGATTATGTTCGGTATCCTATGGAGCTACAAGTGTGTCACATCAGTCGAGACTTTAATTCGCCGTTAGACGCTATTACCGACAAATCGAACGACGCCATGCTGATCGTTTCGTTCTTTTTTCAG ATTACGAATGCAGATAATCCGTATTTGGATCAGATCGTGACAAACTTATGGCGAATTACTCAGCCAGGGACGAAGTTTCACATTCCACCCTTCCCTTTGGAGTGGATTTTCTCACCTTTCGAAAAAAGTTATTACACGTACAGTGGCTCTCTTACTCAACCTCCCTGCAGTGAAATCGTCACTTGGATCGTTCAACCTGAGCCAATCGCTATATCCACGTTTCAA GTTGCGCAATTTCGAAAACTCTGTTCCGCGGACGGTCCTATCCTCTTAAACTGCAGGCCCGTTCAACGAATAAACGAACGTAACGTGTACTTCTACGAATAA
- the LOC143346069 gene encoding LOW QUALITY PROTEIN: carbonic anhydrase 2 (The sequence of the model RefSeq protein was modified relative to this genomic sequence to represent the inferred CDS: inserted 1 base in 1 codon; substituted 1 base at 1 genomic stop codon), translating into MAISRSTSRRAKRIASKSSGIFSTSSSGLPKWRQSPINLSKTATWSQKFPPLYLTNYWSDEGTATMTNTGKTVSIEFSNRTLPTMRGGPLSDEFQFMNVRFRWGAENSLGAEHSIDGIWLXRRFYFCLLISHEHSIXAFERRYSMEAQIMHWNTRYGSMERCFDKPDGIAILSYFLQVVGCPGIPDNPSFSTITNNLSKIKVMGSSTEIPPDCLLWMLDACRGHGYYTYPGSLTTAPYNECVIWIISSTITKISLRQMDAFRSLYDSRLENILENRRQQQRLHRRRIFFATDSAAV; encoded by the exons ATGGCGATATCAAGATCGACCAGCAGGAGAGCTAAGAGAATTG ctTCCAAATCCAGTGGGATATTTTCAACGTCGTCTTCGGGATTGCCTAAATGGCGACAGTCGCCGATTAATTTAAGCAAGACAGCCACTTGGAGTCAAAAATTTCCGCCATTGTATCTGACTAACTATTGGTCGGACGAGGGTACAGCTACGATGACTAATACTGGCAAAACAG TCAGCATTGAATTTTCGAATCGAACGTTGCCTACGATGCGCGGCGGACCTTTGTCCGACGAGTTTCAGTTTATGAATGTGCGATTTCGTTGGGGCGCTGAAAATTCGCTCGGCGCGGAACACTCCATAGATGGTATCTGGT GAAGACGCTTTTATTTCTGCTTATTAATTTCCCACGAGCATTCCATATAAGCCTTCGAACGCAGGTACTCCATGGAGGCACAAATAATGCATTGGAACACACGTTACGGATCGATGGAACGGTGCTTCGATAAACCAGACGGAATCGCAATACTCTCGTATTTCCTGCAA GTCGTTGGATGCCCTGGAATCCCTGATAATCCATCATTTTCAACAATTACGAACAACTTGTCCAAGATCAAAGTCATGGGGAGCAGTACTGAAATTCCACCCG ATTGTTTACTTTGGATGTTAGACGCGTGCAGAGGCCATGGCTATTATACTTATCCTGGTTCTCTTACGACTGCTCCATACAATGAATGTGTTATCTGGATAATTTCATCGACTATAACGAAAATATCGCTTCGTCAG ATGGATGCATTTAGGAGTCTTTACGATAGCAGATTAGAAAATATATTAGAAAATCGGAGACAGCAGCAGCGTCTTCATAGAAGAAGAATCTTTTTTGCGACGGACAGCGCTGCtgtataa
- the LOC143346071 gene encoding carbonic anhydrase-like, which translates to MSGYTGLIGLPTTGQSPIDLNERLVRPRRYDSLVMNGHWLQDGEARMINNGHTARITLTGDRIPSTVSGGPLASDVYEMFDAHFHWGEDNCRGAEHTINGTWFSMECHVVHWNRKYVTFDECQRHKDGMCVLAYLFLVQPPCCGCINPQMERITENLQYIVDADSEVKIPPNSLSFMRCATYCSYYYTYAGSYNVGDNPECATWIVFPVVTPIRPDEINEFRRLRDKDGQCIKANWRETQQLKCRKIFLATP; encoded by the exons ATGTCGGGATACACAGGCTTAATTG GCTTGCCAACGACAGGACAATCTCCAATCGATCTAAACGAACGATTAGTACGACCACGCAGGTACGATTCTCTTGTTATGAATGGTCACTGGTTACAAGATGGAGAAGCCCGTATGATTAATAATGGGCATACCG cTAGAATAACTTTGACCGGAGATCGAATTCCATCCACGGTAAGCGGCGGTCCACTCGCGAGCGACGTGTACGAAATGTTCGACGCTCATTTTCATTGGGGCGAAGACAATTGTCGAGGCGCTGAGCACACGATCAATGGCACTTg GTTCTCGATGGAGTGTCACGTGGTGCACTGGAACAGAAAATACGTGACTTTCGACGAATGCCAGAGACACAAAGATGGCATGTGCGTCCTGGCGTATTTGTTCTTA GTGCAGCCTCCCTGTTGCGGTTGTATCAATCCACAAATGGAAAGAATAACGGAGAACCTGCAGTATATTGTTGACGCTGATTCGGAAGTGAAAATACCACCCA ACTCCCTGTCCTTTATGCGTTGTGCAACGTATTGCAGCTATTACTATACGTACGCAGGATCGTATAACGTTGGTGACAATCCTGAGTGCGCCACTTGGATTGTATTTCCTGTTGTTACGCCGATACGACCCGACGAA ATCAATGAATTTCGAAGGCTGAGGGACAAGGATGGACAGTGTATAAAGGCAAACTGGCGTGAAACGCAACAATTGAAgtgtagaaaaatatttttagcaacCCCCTGA
- the Cad99c gene encoding cadherin 99C isoform X2: MRHQGPTMELFNAMKIFLVVALIRPEAGDVVAMDRARNVSDRFTSTTTLTVNIRDDDDQDPSFIYQGCMLLDGACINPEYSASVSSGVLSGILNISPEKIQAVDMDSINAPIHYSFLSGNPPNYREFFEINPSTGAVKQIKAVDTTVTKKFDIIIKAVEVSEAKRSATAKLTITVKPVDSNPPIITASNVEGFVDENAPIGTKVIDKNGDPILLTVSDADLSPEDPKPAYTFELTSNFFAIDPSGALIVNEENLDRDPPSPGRFRFQVVAREKTGVAASTPLSFVVTLNDVNDNAPMLPMTAPITVQAGETKRVVTKVEATDNDQGENAEITYSIYHVSNNGLLKFKIDPHTGVIESVRKLNTGEQYSITVQATDKGGKYSQTIVEVNVIPGPNTRSPVFQQSVYEVQVSEGASINSTVATITAIDPENDPVSYSIVSGNDLRQFAIGDKSGVITVIRKLDREDLTRYQLLIKAEDSGGLFGTATVNIKVTDINDKNPEFVDLPYEFTVKEGEARKLIGRVHAEDADEGINAEITYFAPDDIPFTVDPETGDVLTKIVLDYEQNDEYKFVVTARDGAPDYRLATATVTVKVVDVEDEIPVFHQSSYEARVKENMPDYTVVQVTADDPDTKKQITYMIKQGDTELFGIDPKTGVIKTIRGLDYERESQHILIVGTVENTSDLPGSTTRVVVNVQDVNDIPPVFTSVPRPITLDDDVPIGTTVINLIATDSDGTAPGNQVRYEIIGRGIASKYFVIDPDTGVLRIRDDLRKETDTEYQVDVRAYDMGEPQLSSVTTVPIYVRHVATVPPEIGLGFAENSYNVEVPEDAGDNTLIKIITIINSHAHDTTPLKCEIYSGNENGLFEANVTEERNCALRLKKGALDYETTESYQIKIKLESLSGLLNSGRNTTMVKIQVLDVNDNKPEFIFPESSKRLARGRYFAAIPRTAQFASTVIQVKAHDKDNGKYGKLEYKILGGRGSDYFAMDSSSGIIRTTATFDNIDPTELPFKFDVRVRDNPNSTDNFNSIVVPVIVNLIGEENLMILVVQDAAPDALQKEADKIAGIIEEKSNLLIGIDRIAVRKNLTRNGTVEMYPQDSDVWFYAVDPDTEAILDRNNSRVLRSIIEKPAMTNITFDVSTLVRANAIDIHAPMMPPEPVRTQTAIAFSGEVFPYALIIIACVILILGIAGIIYICVSWSRYKAYKERMQRMYVVPRYDPVYVEPNLKEYETQVLQMSVPVDDNDSYNDLQLDFSNKNHAFSLDNVSYITKDHGESTGQQSPVSSEAATTARASSIVGTHGDANIHSLRRSTLGRKNHSASNANTLSNHDATPVLNPLYNRGGDLLSPSPSNDNVTFRERKDYSHLGFTYLGEQSPVETTTEL, encoded by the exons ATGAGACACCAGGGACCAACAATGGAACTTTTTAACGCGATGAAAATATTTCTGGTTGTAGCTCTGATACGACCAGAGGCTGGCGATGTCGTTGCGATG GATCGAGCCAGAAACGTGTCCGATAGATTCACGTCCACTACTACTTTAACAGTGAATATCAGGGACGACGATGATCAAGATCCTTCCTTCATCTATCAAGGTTGCATGCTTTTGGACGGTGCCTGCATCAATCCGGAATATTCAGCGTCG GTATCCAGCGGAGTATTATCCGGTATACTCAATATATCGCCGGAGAAAATACAAGCGGTGGATATGGACAGCATCAACGCGCCCATTCATTACTCGTTTCTCAGCGGCAATCCGCCGAATTATCGCGAATTCTTCGAAATAAATCCGAGCACCGGCGCTGTTAAGCAAATCAAAGCAGTCGATACGACGGTCACGAAAAAGTTCGATATTATCATTAAG GCCGTCGAGGTATCTGAAGCGAAACGATCGGCCACAGCTAAATTGACTATTACCGTGAAGCCAGTCGACAGCAATCCTCCAATTATAACGGCGTCGAACGTGGAAGGTTTCGTCGACGAGAACGCTCCGATCGGTACAAAGGTTATCGACAAAAATGGTGACCCCATACTACTCACCGTTTCAGACGCTGATTTG AGCCCGGAGGATCCAAAGCCAGCGTACACGTTCGAGCTGACATCGAATTTCTTCGCGATCGATCCTTCCGGAGCATTGATCGTGAACGAGGAGAATTTGGATCGAGATCCTCCGAGTCCTGGTCGTTTCCGGTTTCAAGTGGTCGCCAGAGAGAAAACGGGTGTCGCGGCGTCCACGCCATTGTCGTTCGTTGTGACTTTAAACGACGTTAACGATAACGCTCCTATGCTTCCTATGACGGCACCGATCACCGTCCAAGCCGGCGAAACAAAACGAGTGGTAACGAAG GTGGAAGCAACGGACAACGACCAGGGAGAAAACGCTGAAATAACGTACAGTATTTACCACGTATCGAACAACGGGCtgcttaaatttaaaatcgATCCACACACCGGCGTGATCGAGTCCGTGAGGAAATTGAACACTGGCGAACAGTACAGTATTACAGTCCAAGCGACGGACAAAGGCGGGAAATATTCGCAAACGATCGTCGAGGTGAACGTGATTCCTGGACCCAACACCAGAAGTCCCGTGTTCCAACAATCGGTGTACGAAGTACAGGTCAGCGAGGGAGCCTCGATCAATTCCACGGTTGCAACAATCACC GCGATCGATCCGGAGAACGACCCGGTGTCGTACTCAATCGTTTCTGGCAATGATCTGCGCCAGTTCGCGATCGGCGATAAATCGGGCGTCATTACCGTTATAAGGAAGTTGGACAGAGAGGACCTGACCCGTTATCAGCTG CTGATAAAGGCGGAGGATTCCGGTGGTCTGTTCGGTACGGCAACGGTGAACATCAAGGTGACTGACATCAACGACAAAAATCCGGAATTCGTCGACTTACCGTACGAGTTCACCGTGAAAGAGGGAGAGGCGCGAAAATTGATCGGTCGTGTGCACGCAGAGGACGCAGACGAAGGCATCAACGCCGAAATTACGTATTTCGCGCCGGACGATATCCCGTTCACCGTGGACCCGGAAACTGGAGACGTGCTCACGAAAATAGTGTTAGACTACGAGCAAAACGAC GAATATAAATTCGTGGTTACCGCGAGAGACGGCGCTCCAGATTATCGTCTAGCCACTGCCACCGTGACGGTGAAAGTCGTGGATGTCGAGGATGAGATTCCCGTTTTCCATCAAAGTAGCTACGAGGCTCGTGTCAAGGAAAATATGCCGGATTACACCGTCGTTCAAGTGACG GCCGACGATCCGGACACGAAGAAGCAAATCACGTACATGATCAAACAAGGCGATACGGAACTGTTTGGCATAGACCCGAAGACTGGCGTGATAAAAACTATTCGTGGTTTGGACTACGAGAGAGAGAGCCAGCACATTCTGATCGTTGGTACCGTGGAGAACACCAGCGATTTACCTGGTTCCACCACCAGAGTCGTGGTCAACGTTCAG GACGTTAACGACATTCCGCCGGTGTTCACGTCAGTTCCACGTCCGATTACTTTAGACGACGACGTTCCCATCGGTACGACGGTCATCAATCTCATAGCAACAGATTCCGATGGCACGGCTCCTGGAAATCAA GTGAGATATGAAATTATCGGCCGCGGAATAGCCAGCAAATACTTCGTGATCGATCCGGACACCGGTGTGCTCAGAATACGAGACGATTTACGAAAAGAAACGGACACCGAGTATCAG GTCGACGTGCGTGCGTACGATATGGGAGAACCTCAACTATCGTCCGTGACTACGGTGCCGATTTACGTCCGCCACGTCGCCACGGTTCCACCAGAAATCGGTCTGGGCTTCGCAGAAAATTCGTACAACGTCGAGGTTCCCGAAGACGCGGGCGACAACACGCTCATCAAGATAATCACGATCATTAATAGTCACGCACACGACACCACGCCACTGAAATGCGAGATCTACAGCGgcaacgagaacggattgttcgAAGCAAACGTGACGGAAGAAAGGAACTGCGCTCTGAGGCTGAAGAAAGGAGCTTTGGACTACGAAACGACCGAGTCCTACCAGATTAAGATCAAACTAGAGTCTCTGTCCGGTCTCTTGAATTCTGGGAGAAACACAACAATG GTGAAGATTCAAGTGCTCGACGTGAACGACAATAAACCAGAGTTCATCTTCCCGGAGAGCAGTAAAAGATTGGCGAGGGGACGTTATTTCGCGGCGATCCCGCGAACGGCGCAATTTGCATCCACCGTGATACAAGTGAAGGCCCACGACAAGGACAACGGGAAATACGGGAAGCTGGAGTACAAAATCCTTGGCGGACGTGGATCGGATTACTTCGCCATGGACAGCTCTTCCGGAATAATTAGGACGACCGCGACGTTCGATAATATAGATCCGACGGAGCTTCCATTCAAATTCGACGTGCGCGTCCGGGACAACCCTAACTCCACCGACAACTTTAACTCGATCGTCGTCCCAGTTATCGTCAACTTAATTGGCGAAGAGAATCTGATGATCCTGGTCGTTCAAGACGCGGCGCCCGACGCGTTGCAAAAGGAGGCCGATAAAATTGCTGGTATCATCGAGGAAAAGAGCAACCTTCTGATAGGCATCGATAGGATCGCCGTCAGGAAGAATCTGACCAGAAACGGTACCGTTGAAATGTATCCCCAGGACTCCGACGTTTGGTTCTACGCGGTCGATCCGGACACGGAAGCCATTTTGGACAGGAACAACTCGCGCGTTCTAAG GTCGATCATAGAGAAGCCAGCAATGACGAACATCACTTTCGACGTGTCCACGTTGGTTCGCGCGAACGCCATAGACATTCACGCACCCATGATGCCACCTGAACCTGTGCGTACTCAAACTGCCATCGCCTTCAGCGGCGAAGTGTTCCCGTACGCGTTGATAATCATCGCCTGTGTCATATTAATCCTTGGCATCGCTGGCATCATCTACATCTGCGTCTCCTGGTCCAG ATACAAGGCGTACAAGGAACGAATGCAGCGTATGTACGTCGTGCCTCGTTACGATCCCGTCTACGTGGAACCTAATCTGAAGGAATACGAGACGCAGGTGCTTCAAATGAGCGTACCCGTGGACGACAACGACAGTTACAACGATCTACAGCTTGATTTCAGCAACAAGAACCACGCGTTTAGCTTGGACAACGTCAGTTACATTACCAAAGATCACGGAGAAAGTACTG GTCAACAAAGTCCGGTGAGCTCGGAGGCGGCGACCACGGCGCGTGCTTCCAGCATAGTTGGGACTCACGGAGACGCGAACATCCACTCCCTGCGACGATCCACCCTCGGTAGAAAGAACCACAGCGCGAGCAACGCAAATACGTTGAGCAATCACGACGCGACGCCGGTCTTGAACCCCCTTTACAACCGCGGCGGCGATCTGCTCAGTCCCAGTCCATCGAACGACAACGTGACGTTCAGAGAAAGGAAGGATTACTCTCATCTCGGATTCACGTACTTGGGCGAACAGAGTCCGGTGGAGACCACCACGGAATTGTAA
- the LOC143346209 gene encoding tetraspanin-11 isoform X1, with the protein MKYLKVVLFTFNLLIWLAGCTVLVIGAWLLLEPSKGHLLNLFVPDATPHVTINLIAYSLLGLGSTVFAVGFFGCRAASRGNQCILATYMSMLVALIVTELVTAAVGGIMTFRILSGLEQRLISKLADNYGHEPTSDIPFTRSLDFAQYKFNCCGIHGYADYNGTAWWRDAQISGSRRQVPLTCCVLKNTEVKNTGSPMSVVSRVFHKNTEKPWLNPKPKDETACQVEDKEGHEGYRHKEGCLDKITSWLECESFTLVFLGMAMAGIQTFGIITSAFLCRTIRDMQVD; encoded by the exons atgaaatatttgaaagttGTTCTGTTCACGTTCAACTTGTTAATATGG TTGGCCGGGTGTACGGTACTCGTTATAGGGGCATGGTTGCTGTTGGAGCCGAGCAAAGGCCACCTCTTAAATCTTTTCGTACCTGACGCCACGCCGCACGTGACTATTAACCTAATAGCTTACAGTTTACTCGGTCTTGGCTCCACGGTGTTTGCAGTCGGTTTCTTCGGATGTCGAGCCGCGTCACGTGGAAACCAATGCATTCTGGCTACC TACATGAGCATGCTGGTCGCTCTGATCGTCACGGAATTGGTCACCGCCGCTGTCGGCGGAATAATGACGTTCCGAATACTGTCCGGATTAGAACAGAGGCTCATTAGCAaattggccgacaactatggccACGAACCAACCAGCGATATCCCCTTTACCCGTAGTCTCGACTTCGCGCAGTACAAG TTTAATTGCTGTGGAATACATGGATACGCGGACTACAATGGCACGGCATGGTGGAGAGACGCGCAAATTTCAGGAAGCAGAAGGCAGGTCCCTCTCACGTGCTGCGTTTTAAAAAATACCGAG GTAAAAAATACAGGAAGTCCGATGAGCGTCGTGTCAAGAGTGTTTCATAAAAAT ACCGAGAAACCGTGGCTGAATCCAAAACCGAAGGACGAGACAGCGTGTCAAGTGGAAGACAAAGAGGGTCACGAAGGATATCGACATAAAGAG GGTTGTCTCGATAAAATCACCAGTTGGCTGGAGTGTGAGAGTTTCACTTTAGTGTTTCTGGGCATGGCAATGGCTGGCATACAA ACGTTCGGCATAATAACCTCGGCTTTCCTTTGTCGAACGATAAGAGACATGCAAGTGGATTGA
- the LOC143346209 gene encoding tetraspanin-3 isoform X2: MLAGCTVLVIGAWLLLEPSKGHLLNLFVPDATPHVTINLIAYSLLGLGSTVFAVGFFGCRAASRGNQCILATYMSMLVALIVTELVTAAVGGIMTFRILSGLEQRLISKLADNYGHEPTSDIPFTRSLDFAQYKFNCCGIHGYADYNGTAWWRDAQISGSRRQVPLTCCVLKNTEVKNTGSPMSVVSRVFHKNTEKPWLNPKPKDETACQVEDKEGHEGYRHKEGCLDKITSWLECESFTLVFLGMAMAGIQTFGIITSAFLCRTIRDMQVD; encoded by the exons atg TTGGCCGGGTGTACGGTACTCGTTATAGGGGCATGGTTGCTGTTGGAGCCGAGCAAAGGCCACCTCTTAAATCTTTTCGTACCTGACGCCACGCCGCACGTGACTATTAACCTAATAGCTTACAGTTTACTCGGTCTTGGCTCCACGGTGTTTGCAGTCGGTTTCTTCGGATGTCGAGCCGCGTCACGTGGAAACCAATGCATTCTGGCTACC TACATGAGCATGCTGGTCGCTCTGATCGTCACGGAATTGGTCACCGCCGCTGTCGGCGGAATAATGACGTTCCGAATACTGTCCGGATTAGAACAGAGGCTCATTAGCAaattggccgacaactatggccACGAACCAACCAGCGATATCCCCTTTACCCGTAGTCTCGACTTCGCGCAGTACAAG TTTAATTGCTGTGGAATACATGGATACGCGGACTACAATGGCACGGCATGGTGGAGAGACGCGCAAATTTCAGGAAGCAGAAGGCAGGTCCCTCTCACGTGCTGCGTTTTAAAAAATACCGAG GTAAAAAATACAGGAAGTCCGATGAGCGTCGTGTCAAGAGTGTTTCATAAAAAT ACCGAGAAACCGTGGCTGAATCCAAAACCGAAGGACGAGACAGCGTGTCAAGTGGAAGACAAAGAGGGTCACGAAGGATATCGACATAAAGAG GGTTGTCTCGATAAAATCACCAGTTGGCTGGAGTGTGAGAGTTTCACTTTAGTGTTTCTGGGCATGGCAATGGCTGGCATACAA ACGTTCGGCATAATAACCTCGGCTTTCCTTTGTCGAACGATAAGAGACATGCAAGTGGATTGA